In Toxotes jaculatrix isolate fToxJac2 chromosome 20, fToxJac2.pri, whole genome shotgun sequence, the following proteins share a genomic window:
- the cops9 gene encoding COP9 signalosome complex subunit 9, with protein sequence MKPAVDEMFPEGAGPYVDLDEAGGSSGLLMDLAANEKAVHSDFFNDFEDLFDDDDLQ encoded by the exons atgaaacctgCAGTGGACGAGATGTTTCCTGAAGGAGCTGGACCCTACGTGGATCTGGACGAG GCAGGAGGCAGCAGCGGCCTGCTAATGGACCTGGCAGCCAATGAAAAAGCAGTCCACTCTGATTTCTTTAATG ACTTTGAGGATCTTTTCGATGACGATGACCTGCAGTGA
- the otos gene encoding otospiralin: MNSSSSLHSFTNHLQEGKMKLLVWLSILLCLFACHFIEGRVIPEGVPYDEPPAVPYWPYSTSDFWNYIEYFKSIGAYNHINEMARAFFAHQPIGDTLGYETNEGHEH, translated from the exons ATGaacagcagctcctctctccacagcttcACAAACCATTTACAG GAGGGCAAGATGAAGCTGCTCGTCTGGCTCAGtattctcctctgcctcttcgcCTGTCATTTCATTG AGGGCAGAGTCATCCCAGAAGGAG tgCCATACGATGAGCCACCAGCTGTCCCCTACTGGCCCTACTCCACGTCTGACTTCTGGAACTACATCGAATACTTCAAATCAATCGGTGCCTACAACCATATCAATGAGATGGCCCGGGCCTTTTTCGCCCACCAGCCCATCGGAGACACCCTGGGATATGAGACCAATGAGGGACACGAACACTGA